From Triticum urartu cultivar G1812 chromosome 2, Tu2.1, whole genome shotgun sequence, a single genomic window includes:
- the LOC125537678 gene encoding U11/U12 small nuclear ribonucleoprotein 25 kDa protein-like isoform X2 has product MRPEPIVLYGGEAMDSAGASKPDEEVAAYQSSEAKQARLQSMLAALLDDPILADLPRKPPLADVDTLINLELGSAMRVTVVKLDNTSFGRHLQRGDRND; this is encoded by the exons ATGCGTCCCGAGCCAATCGTGCTCTACGGCGGAGAGGCGATGGATTCAGCAGGCGCCTCGAAGCCCGATGAGGAGGTGGCTGCCTACCAGAGCAGCGAGGCCAAGCAGGCGAGGCTGCAGTCCATGCTCGCGGCGCTCCTCGACGACCCCATTCTAGCCGACCTCCCGAGGAAGCCCCCGCTGGCGGACGTGGACACGCTCATCAACCTCGAGCTCGGCAGCGCCATGAGGGTGACCGTCGTCAAGCTGGACAACACCTCGTTTG GGCGCCACCTTCAGAGAGGTGACAGAAATGACTGA
- the LOC125537678 gene encoding U11/U12 small nuclear ribonucleoprotein 25 kDa protein-like isoform X1, with protein MRPEPIVLYGGEAMDSAGASKPDEEVAAYQSSEAKQARLQSMLAALLDDPILADLPRKPPLADVDTLINLELGSAMRVTVVKLDNTSFDVAVLNTATLKDLKLAIRK; from the exons ATGCGTCCCGAGCCAATCGTGCTCTACGGCGGAGAGGCGATGGATTCAGCAGGCGCCTCGAAGCCCGATGAGGAGGTGGCTGCCTACCAGAGCAGCGAGGCCAAGCAGGCGAGGCTGCAGTCCATGCTCGCGGCGCTCCTCGACGACCCCATTCTAGCCGACCTCCCGAGGAAGCCCCCGCTGGCGGACGTGGACACGCTCATCAACCTCGAGCTCGGCAGCGCCATGAGGGTGACCGTCGTCAAGCTGGACAACACCTCGTTTG ATGTCGCGGTGTTGAACACTGCTACGCTCAAGGATTTGAAGCTGGCTATCAGGAAGTGA